Part of the Paroedura picta isolate Pp20150507F chromosome 3, Ppicta_v3.0, whole genome shotgun sequence genome is shown below.
atgataatcctttgtcaaaacagccaatcaatcccctagaattcagtgtactttacaaaaacacagggagaaaccaaactgccttttatcagtgatcaaaggttctcacctcccTGTATGTTGCTTGCTctgccagagttcaaaagcctcaattctttgatgctcggccttccttatggtccaactttcgcagacgtacatggcaactgggaagaccatagccttgactagatgcacttttgttggcaggatgatgtctctgctttttagggtgctgtctagatttgccatagctttcctccccaggagcaagtgtcttgtTATCATACATCCAGTTAATTTTTCTAAATGTCTTTCCTTTTCCACCATCATatgtaatattatttttatttatttcataaccAGAATACAGTCCAaattcattattttattgtatttattttagatttttatacaacccttccatacagctctggccTCTGATCCGTTGCATGTTTCAGGGAATTATTAGGTTTGGTTACTGAGATAACCACGCTATCAGAAAaacttttaattttatctttttcttaACTATTATTTATTCTGATATTCTTGCTTTTTCTTATTCCAGTAGTCAGTGTTTCCAATGCTAATATAAACAGTGATGCTGCACCCCGGAACACAATCTAGCTGCCTTCCAGTGAGATCTATTTGAAGCTTTATTCATGGCTAAAGCTCCTTCTACAACCTGGGTGTTTATACTGTTTCTCCCTGGCTTGAATTATGTTACTTTCCTATGGTTGCAGTACAGTTTCTGAGCAGATGCatactcttgttgttgttaggtgcgaagttgtgtccgacccatcgcgaccccatggacaatgatcctccaggccttcctatcctctaccattccccggagtccatttaagtttgcaccgactgcttcagtgactccatccagccacctcattctctgtcgtccccttcttcttttgccctcaatcgctcccagcattaggctcttctccagggagtccttccttctcatgaggtggccaaaatatttgagtttcatcttcaggatctggccgtctaaggagcagtcagggctgatctcctctaggactgaccggtttgtttgccttgcagtccaagggactcgcaagagtcttctccagcaccagagttcaaaagcctcaattctttgatgctcggccttccttatggtccaactttcgcagccatacattgcaactgagaagaccgTAGCCTTGcttagacgcacttttgttgcaTACTCTACCCCATAGTTTTTATGGTTTCAACTCAGTGTAGTCTATGGTTGTCCACTGAAGGGTGAAACATGGGAAAGATCTTTCGTTTCTTTAATTCTTATTATTAGGATTTATCTGTGAATGTCACTCTGAGCATTAAAAAGATTACTCCTGTGTGTGGGCTCTCAGGTGGTGTTGAAGACTGCATCtgtgacggaatctctttccacactcggagcatttaaaaggtttctcccctgtgtgagatCTTAGGTGGTGCTGAAGACTCCATCTATGACGGAATGTCCTTCCACACTcggagcactcaaaaggtttctcccctgtgtgggttctttgatgcaacTGAAGATGGccgctctgactgaatctctttccacactccaagcattcaaaaggtttctcccctgtgtgggttctttgatgcggTTGAAGATCAGCACTCCgactgaatctttttccacactctgagcactcaaaaggtttctcccctgtgtgtgttctttgatgcagctgaagagcaccactccgactgaatctctttccgcactcggagcattcaaaaggtttctcccctgtgtggattctctgatgcagctgaagactgccactccgactgaatctctttccacactcggaGCATACAaaaggtttttctcctgtgtggattcttaaGTGGtgttgaagagtgccactctgactgaatttctttccacactcagagcattcaaaaggtttctcccctgtgtgggttctctgatgccgttgGAGATGGCCACTCAAGCtgaatcttttcccacactctgagcattcaaaaggtttctccccagtgtgggttctttgatgtagcTGAAGATCAgcactccgactgaatctctttccacattccaaaCATTCAAAAAGTTTCtcacctgtgtgggttctttgatgcagttGAAAATCAGCACTCcgactaaatctctttccacactccaaacattcaaaaggtttctcccctgtgtgagttctctgatgcagctgaagattaccactccgactgaatctctttccacactccaagcattcaaaaggtttctcccctgtgtgggttctttgatgcagctGGAGACTGCCACTCCAGCTGAACCTTTTCCCACAATCCaagcattcaaatggtttatcccctgtgtgggttcttaggtGCAGTTGAAGATCAGCAGTCcgactaaatctctttccacattcggagcattgaaaaggtttctcccccgtgtgagttCTTTGGTGTTGCTGAAGAgcaccactctgactgaatctctttccacacactgagcattcaaagggtttctctcctgtgtgggttcttttgtGCTGCTGAAGAGCACCGCTcctactgaatctctttccacattctgagcattcaaaaggcctcTCTGCTGTGTTGGTTCTTTGATGACTTTGAATACCGCCAGTCCCACTGTATATCTTTCCATACTGTGGGCATTCAAAAGTTTTTCcctctgtgtggattctttggtgtAAAAGGAGCTGTGATACGCACTCGAAGCATGTTCCACACAGAACACATTTATGTGTATTCCCAGCAAACAAACTATTTCCACTTTCTGAGCAGATAAATATTTTCCCTCCTGAATGGTGGGAGGTCTTCCTCTGGGGTTGAAAAAGACTTGATTTCTCTGAAAACCTTTTGCCACACTCTgagcagctacaaaatgtctctcCTATATGGATTCTTTGGTGTGTCATAAAATCCAGTCCCCCATCCAAGCATTTGTGTGTTTCTTCCACCATGTGAATTACTTCATGTACATCCCCTCCTTGGCAAGGAATGGGTTTTCCCCTCATCTCCTCTCCATGTCTTTCTTCCTGCCTCTCTGGTCCCTCTCCATCCCGGAAGTTACATTcagactcttcttcctcttctctttccatCAAGAACTCCTTGAATTCCTCAGTTGTCTCCTTGATGTCTTCAGCTATAACGAGAGAGATCCAATTAGCATGCAAGAATCCAAGCCACAAATCAGACCCTCCAGATCTGGGGGGCATTTGATTTCTTCTATCAgagtttctctctcccttcttctcaACCTGAACTGCTGGTTACAACTTtttcctgcctgggcctttcaGCAGTgctgttcttatattcttattttatatattgatatttatttattctacttTGCCACTCCCTAAAACACCCCCGATATGTACTTTAATGCCAAGAATGATCCTCCATTCTTCACACATGACTTGTCACGGTGTTCTTCTGATCATGAAGTACAAGTATTTTGCAGGCTATCTTGCCCAGTTAACCCTAGAGAGTTTCCCTCCTGGTCTGGTGAGTGCCACGAGAAGCTGCTTTTTAGCCTCCCAAAAATACATgtttcctgggggtggggaaggagaagcCAGGAGCTCACAAACTGAATCCCCCACTTCAAAGGGGCCACCATGATTTTTGGAAGATACGTCAGctgttggagggagggaaggccaggggaCATCCAGCTCATGAGGCTGCAGGCCCAGGTGGAGTTCTCAGACCACACGGTGGACACAGGAACAAAACGGCTGTcgcaggaagcagagccagccacaaaatgatggcCACAGTTTAACTTCAGGGCCACAGTGTAGGTGTCCTTGTtccgtggtggcagctgctgacaAAGTACTTTAAACAAATCTGTACAGTCTGTTAATTTCCAATTgccaatcagaagacttgctAGACAAAAGCCTTGCCTGGCCTCACCAACTTCCTAAAATCTCTTGGTGGGCACCGGAAAAGAAGTTAGTGGGCACACATTGTTGGGGACCCCGATCTAGCTGAACACTCCAGGAAGCAGGAGAGAGGGATTTGTCCTCCCCTATCAGGGCTGTTCTCAAGTTACCAGCCCCTTTCCTGGAATGTCCAGGATTTAAGACAACTGCAGCCCCTCACAAGCCAGAGCTGAGTTCATCCCCAGAAGGAGCCTCTGAGCCCCcagaaggcctccctccctccctccttacccaGCAAGCCTGATAATTCTACCAAACTAAGCATTGCTAAGAGGTGAAGCAGAAATCCCCCATGCCTGTTCCTTGCTCATCcccttgagagaactgtgaagatACTCAGTCTCCGACAGCTCACCTGGGAAGGAAATGCTCTCTGGAGATCCTCTTGAGAAACTCTCCAGcctttctgcagatttgaggctttCGTCTGTCTCCATCACAGTCTCTCCTACATTCCTGGCTTCCTTGGCACAGAAGAGAAAGGGATCATCCTTATATGGGGAATGAAAGAAATCCAGGAAGCAGGAAAAATTCTGCTGGAAGGATGGAGATAGGATCaagagggaccgcttgtctgcttatgccccctgcagggctctctgctctgtgggtgggaatctgttggttgtcccggCCCCCTGGGAAAtctgcctagccttgaccagtgCTTTCAGGAGAACCTGACACCCATCGCCCAGCAAGACACACCCATGTGCCAGGCAGGAGCTGGGCATGCATGGAAGTGGCCGCCAGCAGATGTCTTGAGCTGGCCAAGCCGGGGGAGGAATCCACAGAGAAACCGAGGCAAGCCAAGAAAGCACCAAGTGGGGGTGGGGCCACAGGTGACTAGCCAGACATGCCATGGCCAAGCCAGAAACAAAGTAAGAGACAGGAGGTGCAGCAGGAGGATGAAGACGGGACCTTTGGGGAACTGGGTTGGGAGCAAGGCTGTGTGGGTGGAAGGCCGGGCTATTTCTAGCAGACCTGGGAGGATAACAGGGACTCCGTggcagagagaagggaaagccAGATGAAAGGGAGAGGCCTGAAGCTGGATcctagccccctcccctctcacaccTGAGGCCTGTCTGGAGCCCTGAGAAAGAGGAGTTTGCAATGGTGAAAGGCACCATGttcaaggagggggaggggaaccacaGCACCACCTTTGGTACCAGTGAAAGAcccttacccagaaaggccacattcccatagttctccagcatgacttccctgtagaGAGCAATTTGGcccagatccagcagggcccactcggccTTGGTGAAAGAGACAGCCACCTCCTCGAAGGAAAAGGGACCCTGGAAGGAAAAGCAGAGTCCCTCCTAATGGATGAAGAGCTTGACATGGGTAGAGGGAGTGGCATTCAATGAATCTTTTCCTCAGACACCTCAGGAACTGCCCCcctgaggaaggaggggaggcccAAGGTCATCTCTACCTGAACTGCAGGTGCAGCTGCCGTTTCCACATCTTTGCCAAAGCCGGACACGGTCTCTCTACTGCCTGAAAGAGGGAAAACATTGGAAGGAAAAGGGTTAGCTTAGACTTCCTGCTTATTTGTTTGTATgattcctgtttcacacagcccTGTTCCCAAGGGTGTGAATCCTTGCTCTGCGTAGACTCCACAAAACCTGTGATTATTTTTTGTAAAGTGTTTGAGATGCAGGACGGGAGCATCAGGTGCCCACATTTCAGACTTCTGTGAGATTTGGTTAATGCCCTTTTAGGGGGGATGCCTTCAGCCGGGGCTGAGAGTGAACAGACAGCTGTCAAAATTGATCTTTGCGGCATATCCCTGCCACACAATTCAGAATTCCACAGATGGAACATAGGACTCAAGACAAACTGAATCGAGGAGCTCCCCTATGCTGGCAAGACAGATCTGTATAATCTTGGCATGGATTTTAACACTCTGATGGCACCTTGGCTATACTGAACGGAAGACGAATCCATGAAATGACAGATCATATTGGATGCCTCTGTAGCCAAACCTTTAAAATGGGCAGCTTTCACAGATGAAGTGAAACCTTAAGTATTTAAAATTGACATCctcccatgaatctgtctaatccccctccGAGGGAGTGGCCATCGCAGAGTCCCGGAAGTGTGTTGTGTGCAGCAgtatttccttttcctcctctcctgAGCCTTCTCCCACCAATGTCACAATGGGCCCCAATCCCATCTGAGCACGGGGCACCCTTACCATGCGAGAGGCCATCTTGAGCCGGGTCCTGGGACTgctccttccactcttcctccagcgGAGTCCCTTCTGCCTCGGAGCTCTTGGCTTCCATCTTCACTGAGGGTCCCCACATCGGAGAGAGCAGAAAAGGAgatggggaagagaagggacAGGCCAAGGTCAGGAATCCTGCCCCACCCTCAGATCCCTCACACCTGCGTAGAATAGCAGAGCTGCTTCAACTACAGGCACAAGAATTTTCTTCCCCAGACAAATCACTTATCTATAGGCAAAAATATCTGGCAGGGAAATCTTAGGATAAAGTCATCCTTTGAACTGAATGGCTGAATCCCCCtcacctggtccacctgcctcttctcctccgcccggctcaggaggaagccttcggccagggccaccgcctgggagctgctctccggcccgcatcctctcacccagccctgcatctcctggggcaggagggccaggaactgctccaggatcaccaggtccaggatctgctgcttggtgtgccccCTCTGGGTCTAGCCAATAGCTGCAAAGtccatggagccggctgcaaacctctcggggcccatcgGCTTCATGGTAGTGGAGCAGCTTTCCCCCAGAATTCAAGGCCACTCCCTGCTTGGATGGGATGGGGGCCTTTCCCTGATCTCTTGCCTATATCCAATCCTCCTACCTCCTTTCCCATCACTTGAGCCACCTCTGTCTGTGGAAAGACACACTTTCTCATTTGGCtatgaagagggagaggaaaagaccAAGATAggacaaagaaaacaaaggagaGCTGAGCCCAATCACCCGCCCTGCTCAAGAGACATCTAAGAATTGCCCTGGTGGATCAGGAGGGGTGTCCCTGTTGTAGTAGGCACATCAGGATGATCAATGTCATTGTGCTACATCAAGATTTTAAAAGGGAGGTcctcttaggcaggggtagtcaacctgtggtcctccagatgttcatggactactgctggcaggggctcatgggaattgtagtccatggacatctggaggaccacaggttgactacccctgctcttaggcTTTCAGGAAAATAAACcacttttatttaatttttacaaATCCATGGGGGATGTTATGATCTCGGCCTCCAGTGACGAGGCACTTGTCTTTCTTAGGAGCAAAGTCTCAGTGCAAAGCATTCCGCACACGCAGGATAacgcacttccaatgtgcttccgcatctggatttccctgtgcagaaaaggaacatctactttgacagtgcattgaaagtgcattatttattgtgtgcagaatacgcACTGTCAGGACTGGAGGGAGCTTTGccatcccctagagcaggggtagccaagtgcggccctccagatctccatggactacaattcccatgagcccctgcctgtgaatgccatggacatctggagggccgcagtttgactatccctgcccgaGAGACCAGACGCTTTACGGGCAAAAGTCTGTCCAAGaagccagccggggggggggggaaggggggtcgcGGACCTCCTCCCTaggcctcctctccctcccacctccaggAGGTAGGATTGTTGGACACATTTTTCTCTCTGCAAAATTCGGGTTtctccactcccctcccccccaccccaccccccccccccccccggtcaccaAGGCGGCGACCAAAGCCAAGCGCACGcgcgagggggggggaagcaacttGAAAGGatttcaacccacccaccccccagtttTGCATGCGACAcctgtctttccccccctccctcccccccctccccattgacttACCTGTGAGGAAATCTTTGTGGGGTCCGGCTGCAGAGTTCCCTCCCTGCAGGAGCCaagcccccctcccttattcGGTCTCTCTAGGAAAAACCTCAGGCGATTTAACCCTTCCAGAGCATGCAGATTTAACCCtgagtcaatctgtggtcctccagatgtcagtggactacaattcccatgagcccttgccagtgtttgctggcaggggctcatgggaattgtagtccatggacctctggaggaccacaggttgaccacccctgctctagctaaTGGAgcgcaaccagcaggccaccagtgGAGGGCTGTCAGGGAGGCTCAAGCGTGCTAAAGCagcctccctctcctttgttcGCAGGGATGggaacctctttttaaaaatgcctaacatcctggagcaacggatagtcagacaagcatgcaggcgatgccagaaataatgaTCTTCCCAACACTGcggcacaaagcatgcctctctaaagctcccaGCACCGTTGAAGAGGCTGCCCTTCATTTctctactaaaggtaaaggtaaaggtatcccctgtgcaagcaccgagtcatgtctgacccttggggtgacgccctctagcgttttcatggcagactcaatacggggtggtttgccagtgccttccccagtcatgaccgtttaccccccagcagcaagctgggtactcattttaccgacctcggaaggatggaaggctgagtcaaccttgagccagctgctgggattgaactcccagcctcatgggcagagctttcagacggctgccttaccactctgcgccacaagaggctcttttctctACTACCCAGCTTGATatcgtgattaagagcagcgtcctctaatctaatctggagagtgaacttggactccccactcctccatctgggtgaccttgagctaggcccagttctctcagagctctcagccccacctccctcacagggtgactgttgtggggagaggaaaggaaaggagtttgtaagcggcttacaaataaaatCACAGTCACAGTCATAAAAGCAATCAGTTCCAATTATTAAAAATGTTATGACagtcattacaaaaaaaaaaaaaacgcgtTGAAGCAATTTCACGTTTCTTTGCCGAGCCAGGAGGAGGGGGTCTGCCCTTTATTcttgggggttgggtggggataGAAAACCCTTAGGAAGGAAGGGCTGCATCTGCTTCAGTCCTTTTCCCCCTGTATTCAGAGCCGCCGGACCGACGTCCAACCCTGCAGGGTCCGTCCGCAGCTCTTCCCGGGGCGGCTTTTGCCTCCGCCTGCGGCTCTGGGAGGGTTAAAACAAAAGAGCGGATTGCTAGAGCGGGCGAGATAAGAGAGGGGGCTGGAAGGGCGGAAAGGCTCGTTtcctgtgtgggggggagggagggatggttgggaggggggggggtcctttgctATTGAATGGCCGGGGGACCGCAGAGGGCGCGAGCTCTGCAGCAGCAGCCGGGCCCTGCGGGGCTTTCTGCACGCGTAAGTGCCGCGCGGGAGAGCAACGCTTTTCCCTTTGGGTCGGGAGAGCAACGCCGCGATGCTGCGCATTATtgcaggggcggggcggggctgggctgggctttaAACCCGTTGAATATGCAGTTCTCTTGCGGTACGCCCAAAGCCAGCGGTAGCccaactgcgggcctccagatgtccatggactacaattcccatgagcccctgccagcgtacgctggcaggggctcatgggaattgtagtccatggacatctggagagccgcagttgggctacccctgccctaacctgTCGGCCGCCTTGGGGACCTTGGGCAGAGAGATATACGGATGCATGTTCATGCCTGGAGGTCGGAGGAAACTTAACGTGTATTGGGGGTGGTGACTCCCCATTCTGCAGATTTAGCGCaaacaccccgccccccccccccccgtggccagaCCTGGAGGGGAGATTCCGCACCCCTCTGCCCCTGGCTGCTTGGCTTTccccctaagccagtggttctcaaccttcctgatgccgtgaccctttaatgcagctcctcctgttgtggggacccccccccccccgccataaaattaggcaagggttctttcacagaaattaaacggaaactgaccaatggcataaagatccattgttcatgattgtatatagagAATCACTGCCctaaggggtggccaaattgtggctctccagatgtccgtggactacaaatcccatgagcccctgccagtagtccacaaacatctggagagccacagtttggccacccctatctGGTCGGGGTGGGGGGATGTAAAAGCCCCTTTTTTCCTGGGCTCTGGTTTACGTTGAGACTTCTCTCCCGGGAAAGACAAATACCTGGTCAACGGAGACTGAGCTAAACCAAaagaggaacaaaacccaaccttaacaggttggaactcacaagttgagctgaacaataaaaataatgtaaaactataccgaactaacagcacatagaaccaaggaccaaatgtgtttcgacccttccgggtcttcctcagtggtcaagattataataatgCACTCTCTATATAAATTTTCCATGTATAGAattctctataatgtatagctgaatggttcagtgggatctgtaatgtgtaaattttatcctttttggagaccagttcctatgttatgtccctaaagtcaccactcttcgctatcattaagttctgtactcagagtgtgatctcatgtgtgtcagagcTTTTTCTTGGAAGTCTGAGAGCACATCGTCCCTTTGAAAAACTTGATCTGTAATGCAGCACAATGGGGGTCATCCCGGTGGCCAAACTACAGCAAGGAATCGCCTTCTGATCCACCAGGGCAATTTGTAGATGCCTCCTGAGCAGGATGGGTGATGtagctctttttcttcctttctgcctttttGATGTCTTTTTCATTCACTCTTCATAGCCAAATAGAAGCCCCAAGAGATGGGAAAGGAGATGGACGAGGAGGACCTGGAATAAGCAAGAGATCAAGGGAAGGTCCCAATTCCATCAAAGCAGGGAGTGCTATTGAATTTTGGGAAACAGCTGCTCCAGAGGTCATGGCTCACGACGCTATGACTACAGAAGCGCACAGCCGTGGCTTCCGGgagttccgctaccaggaggccgatgggccaagagaggtttgcagccggctccacggactctgcaaccgctggctggagccggagaggcacaccaagcagcagatcctggacctggtgatcctggagcagttcctggccctcctgccccaggagatgcagggctgggtgagaggatgcgggccggagagcagctcccaggcggtggccctggccgaaggcttcctcctgagccaggcggaggagaagaggcagggacAACAGGTGAGAAGGTTTGCTTCATTCAGTACAAGCGACAACCGTATTCTAGGACTTTCCTGCCAGATATTTCTGCCCGTAAATCAATCACTGGGCTGGACAGAAAACCCATCCCTGATTCTTGTCCCTTTGGGTGAACCAGCTGTTACTCGATGCAGAGGAATCTGGGAGTGGTACAAGATTCTTCCCCTCAGGCTGTTCTATTCTTTCTCTTCCCCATCTCCTTTTCTGCTCTTTCAGATGTGGGGACCCTCCGTGAAGATGGAAACCAAGTTCTCTGAGGCAGAAGGAGCTCCgctggaggaagggcagagggaACGGGCCCAGGAGTGTGCTCAAGATGCCCTCTCACAGGGTAAGGATGCTTCGTGCCCAGATGGGATTGTGGCATGGAGTGAAGTTGCTGGGTACAAGTTACAGgacaggagagaaaggaaatactGCTGAACACAACAGAAAAGACACTTCTGGGACTTGGGGCCAGAGGATGCATTGATGGCCACTCCCTTGGAAGGGGATCAGGCAGATTCATGGGAGGCGGTCCCTGATCTTAAGCACTGAGGGGTCTGGTTCGCCAGACCTCAAGCTCCTCATGAGGGGTTACTACCATGAAGGTTACTTTCTAAGCTGAATACAGATTATAAAACCTTTTTGGCTACCGGTATAGTTGATATCGAATAAACATGGAAATATGCAGCATTTATTCAGCAAAACTGAACAGCTGCTCTTTAATTCAGGcctggagggtttcccaaatgggtggttaattcattttttacagATTGTTTACATTTCTTAGACATTTAtgtggtgatatgaccatatgaccatatatagtcatgtcaaccagGACACAGATGCTCTGGAAACATATATTTTCCAGAGCATGAAAGAGTTGCTAGAATCACATCTGGCTTTTAGGCCGGATGTGATGGGAACGTGTTAAGCGACATCGTTTCTGGCTCCCTCTATTTCTCCGTCCCATCTGAGCCCAAGGCCACGTAAAAGGGACAAGCCGATGGGGAAAGGGACCCCTGTGCCTGGACCGAGTGGCCTTTCACCTGATCCAGCAGTCAGATTTCTGAGCTCCAGAGCTGACAGGGCATTAATCAAGACTCACGGAAGTCTGGAACGCAGGCACCTGGTGCTTCCACCCCACATCTCAAAACACTTTACAAAAATCATGACAGGTTTTGTGGAGCTGCAGAGCAAGTGTTCATAGCCGTGGGGACAAGGGGTGCCTGAAGTCGGAGTCAGTCAAGCAAATGAAATAGGAAGCCTAGGCTAAGGCTTCCTTCCAATTTTGTCCCCCTTGCAGGCAGTGGAGAGACATTGTCCAAAGGTGCGGAAGTGGCTGCTGTACCCCCAGATCAGGTAGAAGAAACGAACCTGGGTCCTCCCATCACTTCTCAGGGAGGTTTTTGCTCTTGCAGTGGCTCCTCAGGTGTCTGAGGAAAAGATGCCCTGAATGCCCCTCCCTTTACCCGTGGCAACCTCTGCATCCTGCACCCTCCAGCATGCATCCCTCCAGTGCTTCATCTCTGCCTGGCACGAAGTCTAACAAGAGAATCTGCTTTTTCTTCcagcatccccttctctttgaggaggtggccgtgtatTTCACCGAggccgagtgggccctgctggatccgggccagattgctctctacagggaagtcatgctggagaccTATGAGACTGTGGTGGGCGCTCTGGGTAAGGAACACCGAGAGGATGCAAAGGTCATGCAACCCCTGCCTGTCCTCGAACACGGCTCCTTCTGTCATTGCATACTCCAAACGAACCTCAGacgtgagagggaggggagggggcggccaaGCTCTCCCTTCTCTCTGCTATAGAGACCCTGTTAGGCTCCCGCATCTGCTGGCAACAGTCCTTATTTATCCCACCCAGGCATCCTTGCTCCCAACACagctctctatagcaggggtagtcaacctgtggtcctccagatgttcatggactacaattcccatgagctcctgccagcgttagctggcaggggctcatgggaattgtagtccacgaacatctggaggaccacaggttgactacccctgctctataggtcCCATCTCCATTGCCCATCCTCTTCTTGTTGTGTGTTTCCGCCCCGCCCCCACTTGTACTGCCTTTCTCTT
Proteins encoded:
- the LOC143833957 gene encoding uncharacterized protein LOC143833957 isoform X1 produces the protein MRAGEQLPGGGPGRRLPPEPGGGEEAGGPVKMEAKSSEAEGTPLEEEWKEQSQDPAQDGLSHGSRETVSGFGKDVETAAAPAVQGPFSFEEVAVSFTKAEWALLDLGQIALYREVMLENYGNVAFLARNVGETVMETDESLKSAERLESFSRGSPESISFPAEDIKETTEEFKEFLMEREEEEESECNFRDGEGPERQEERHGEEMRGKPIPCQGGDVHEVIHMVEETHKCLDGGLDFMTHQRIHIGETFCSCSECGKRFSEKSSLFQPQRKTSHHSGGKIFICSESGNSLFAGNTHKCVLCGTCFECVSQLLLHQRIHTEGKTFECPQYGKIYSGTGGIQSHQRTNTAERPFECSECGKRFSRSGALQQHKRTHTGEKPFECSVCGKRFSQSGALQQHQRTHTGEKPFQCSECGKRFSRTADLQLHLRTHTGDKPFECLDCGKRFSWSGSLQLHQRTHTGEKPFECLECGKRFSRSGNLQLHQRTHTGEKPFECLECGKRFSRSADFQLHQRTHTGEKLFECLECGKRFSRSADLQLHQRTHTGEKPFECSECGKRFSLSGHLQRHQRTHTGEKPFECSECGKKFSQSGTLQHHLRIHTGEKPFVCSECGKRFSRSGSLQLHQRIHTGEKPFECSECGKRFSRSGALQLHQRTHTGEKPFECSECGKRFSRSADLQPHQRTHTGEKPFECLECGKRFSQSGHLQLHQRTHTGEKPFECSECGRTFRHRWSLQHHLRSHTGEKPFKCSECGKRFRHRCSLQHHLRAHTQE
- the LOC143833957 gene encoding uncharacterized protein LOC143833957 isoform X4; the protein is MRAGEQLPGGGPGRRLPPEPGGGEEAGGPVKMEAKSSEAEGTPLEEEWKEQSQDPAQDGLSHGSRETVSGFGKDVETAAAPAVQEARNVGETVMETDESLKSAERLESFSRGSPESISFPAEDIKETTEEFKEFLMEREEEEESECNFRDGEGPERQEERHGEEMRGKPIPCQGGDVHEVIHMVEETHKCLDGGLDFMTHQRIHIGETFCSCSECGKRFSEKSSLFQPQRKTSHHSGGKIFICSESGNSLFAGNTHKCVLCGTCFECVSQLLLHQRIHTEGKTFECPQYGKIYSGTGGIQSHQRTNTAERPFECSECGKRFSRSGALQQHKRTHTGEKPFECSVCGKRFSQSGALQQHQRTHTGEKPFQCSECGKRFSRTADLQLHLRTHTGDKPFECLDCGKRFSWSGSLQLHQRTHTGEKPFECLECGKRFSRSGNLQLHQRTHTGEKPFECLECGKRFSRSADFQLHQRTHTGEKLFECLECGKRFSRSADLQLHQRTHTGEKPFECSECGKRFSLSGHLQRHQRTHTGEKPFECSECGKKFSQSGTLQHHLRIHTGEKPFVCSECGKRFSRSGSLQLHQRIHTGEKPFECSECGKRFSRSGALQLHQRTHTGEKPFECSECGKRFSRSADLQPHQRTHTGEKPFECLECGKRFSQSGHLQLHQRTHTGEKPFECSECGRTFRHRWSLQHHLRSHTGEKPFKCSECGKRFRHRCSLQHHLRAHTQE